The segment ttagctgtgtgttgggtggaggggtgtgtgtgtgtgtgttgggtggaggtgtgtgtgtgtgtgtgttaggagcAGTAGgtggacctgtgtgtgtgtgtgttagctgtgtgttgggtggaggtgtgtgtgttatgtggaggtgtgtgtgtgttaggagcagtaggtggaggtgtgtgtgtgtgtgtgtgtgtgtgtgtgttagctgtgtgttgggtggaggtgtgtgtgtgtgtgtgttaggagcAGTAGGTGGAGCTGTCCATCATGTGCAGGTGCTGCAGTGCGTTTGGTtctgcgttcactcgcagcatGTCCACCTCCAGCGGGTGGAGTCGCCCGGTGACCACCAGCGAATGGAGCGGGCCGCCCAGGTCACATGACGCCAGCTGACGCAGCGTTGCCGCGCGGATGGTCTGGTCGTCGGCACCGAGCCGGGCCACGCCCACACACACCGTGTCCTCCGTCACACCTGCAACAACAAacacgttagcatgctaacggggAGCTAACCAGCAGACAACACCTGGATGATGACATCAGCGCTGAGCTGTTAGCTTCCTGCGCTAACAGGATGGAGAAACACAACACCACCATGATACAAACTAATAAAGTATGTTAATGAGACCACTTTGGTGTCAATTCTTCATGTAAATGTCCATAGTTTTAATAACGCAGAAGGTTAGAGGGAAACTTGTACCATTATACAATCTTtcataataaaaagtcatagtgtagtattgCTTTTCTCTTAAAATATGAATTTTCTGTAAATCTCAAACTATTGAAAgtaaggtgtgtgtgagagattagTGTTGAGCCAATCAGAAGGTAGCTGACAGGCTGTGACTCACCCAGCTCCTCCCCCTGCCCCCTCCTCCTCTGGATGATCTGGATCAGCTGATCTGCAGCCTGACAGACAGTCATGAAGCGAGGCGGCTCGAAGATCTTCTTCCCTCTGAAGTCAGACACAGAGAGTTCACAATATTCACAAAAACACGTTGGAGAAGTAAAAATGTgtgaacttttattttgaaaataactgacttttattttgaaggaaagaaaaaaaaaagcatcttcaTGACTATTCTGTAAATATCACAATGGTT is part of the Perca flavescens isolate YP-PL-M2 chromosome 9, PFLA_1.0, whole genome shotgun sequence genome and harbors:
- the dph5 gene encoding diphthine methyl ester synthase; its protein translation is LVFWTETWRPESFYDKICKNRTAGLHTLCLLDIKVKEQSIENMMRGKKIFEPPRFMTVCQAADQLIQIIQRRRGQGEELGVTEDTVCVGVARLGADDQTIRAATLRQLASCDLGGPLHSLVVTGRLHPLEVDMLRVNAEPNALQHLHMMDSSTYCS